The region GCCGTACCCCTCCACCCCGTAGTCGTTGCGTACGCTGAACGCGCCGCCCACCCCCGGCGCGGGCGTACGGCCGGCACCCCGGTCCAGTTCCGTGACGTTCACCGGGATGTTGACCAGCACCCAGTGCCAGAACCCACTGCCGGTCGGCGCGTCCGGGTCGAAGCAGGTGACCGTGAAGCCACGGGTCGCCTCCGGGAAGTCCGACCAGGCCAGCTGGGGTGACCGGTTCGCGCCACCGACGCTGTCGTGGGCGAACTCCAGGTCCATCGGCTCGCCGTTGCGGACGTCGTCACTGATCAACGTGAACGACGGTACGGGCGGCAGCATCTCGTACGGGTCGGGCGCGATCGGTCGATCAAGGAACATCGGGTGTCCTCTCCAAGACGTCTGACTCGTGCTCTTTCTACCCCGTCAGCCTCGTAACGTGCGCCAGCTCACTTCGTTGCAGCCTATGAAAGTTTGCGGGGCCAGAAAGATCGGCGGTAGCGTGCAACACGATGACCATGGAGCAGGATGCCGTCGTGGGGCGTCGGGACCGCAAGAAACAGCAGACCCGAGCCGCCCTCACCATGGCTGCGCTACGCCTGGTCGCCGAGCGGGGTATGGATGCGGTCACCGTGGAGGACATCAGCGACGCCGCCGACGTCTCCGCACGGACGTTCTTCAACTACTTCGCCTGCAAGGACGACGTACTCACCAGCAACAGCGATCGTCAGGCCAAACAGTTCCTGAAACTGCTGACGGCCATCCCGGCGGACGTTCCGACGACGGAGGCCGTCCGCCGCGCGCTTGGCGCGGCCCTACAGGAGGTCCAGACCGAACACGAGATGTGGCTCCTGCGGATGCGAGTCGTCGAACGCAACCCCTCGCTACTCCCCCGGCTCGTGGCCAGCGGCAAGGAGACCGAGCGGGAGATAGTCGAAGCCATCGCCACGCGGGTCGGCGTCGACCCGGACACCGACAGCTACCCACTGCTCGTCACAGGCATGATCAGTGCCGCCTGCCGTACGGTGATGACCTGCTGGGTCGCCAGCCACGGCGCGAAGTCCCTCACCGAACTGGTCGACGAGGTCTTCGCCGCGCTCGCCGCCGGGCTACCCGACCCCCGTCCCACCGTGTGACCGGCTTGATCCGGTAGTCCCCGCCGATCGACGTCGGCGGCCCCAGCCCATCGACAGCCACCACATATCCGTTGGTGGCTGAGTCGACCCGCCCATGTAAGCACCACAAGGAAGAAAACACATGACGGCCACCGCCGCGCCACCAGAACCCGCCGACGCCGCAACCGCGTCCGGCCCGATGTCCCGCAAGGAGGTCCTCCAGGCCCTCTCCGGCCTGATGGTCGGCATGTTCGTGTCGATCCTGGCCTCCACGGTGGTGGCCAACGCGCTGCCCCGGATCATCGCCGACCTCAACGGCAGCCAGTCCGTCTACACCTGGATCGTCACCAGCGAACTGCTGGCCATGACCGCCACCGTCCCGATCTGGGGCAAGATGGCCGACCTGTTCAGCAAGAAACTGCTCATCCAGCTCTCGCTCGGCCTGTTCGTCGTCGGCTCGCTGATCGCCGGGCTCACCCCGAACGTGGAGATCCTGCTGGTCAGCCGGGTCGTCCAGGGCATCGGTGCGGGCGGCATGACGGCCCTGGCCATGATCGTGATGGCCGCGATGATCCCACCACGCGAACTGGGCCGCTACGCCGGCATCTTCGGTGCGGTCTTCGGTGTCGGCACCATCGCCGGCCCGCTGATCGGCGGCGTGCTCGTCGACACCTCCTGGTTGGGCTGGCGCTGGTGCTTCCTGATCGGCGTGCCGTTCACCCTGCTCGCGATCGTGCTGCTGCAACGCACCCTGCACCTGCCGGTGGTGAAGCGGAAGGTGAGCATCGACTGGCTCGGCGCCCTGCTGATCACCACGGGTGTCTCCACCCTGCTGATCTGGTCCTCGATGGCGGGGAACAAGTTCGCCTGGGCGTCCTGGTGGACCGCCGGCCTGGTCGCCGGGGGTCTGATCCTGCTCGTCCTGGCCGTGCTGGTGGAGTCCCGCGCCGCCGAGCCGATCATCCCGCTCGACATCTTCCGCAACCGCACCGTCTCGCTGGCCACCCTCGCCAGCATCCTGGTCGGTGTGGCGATGTTCGGCGGCACCGTCTTCCTGTCCCAGTACTTCCAGATCTCCCTGGGTAAGACGCCCACCGTCGCCGGCCTGATGAGCCTGCCGATGGTCTTCGGTCTGCTGATCTCCTCGACGGTGGCCGGTCAGCTGATCAGCAAGTTCGGCCGCTGGAAGATCTTCCTGGTCGCCGGTGGCGTGATCATGACGATCGGCATGCTCCTGCTCGGCACCATCGACGCACAGACCAACATCGTGCTCCTGTCGATCTACATGGCGGTCCTCGGTGTCGGCGTCGGCATGCTCATGCAGAACCTGGTACTGGCCGCCCAGAACGACGTACCCGCCCACGAACTCGGTGCGGTCACCTCGGTCACGACGTTCTTCCGCAGCATGGGCGGTGCCATCGGGGTCAGCGCGCTGGGCGCGGTGCTGGCCAACCGGGTGACCACCCTGATGACCGAGAAGCTCGGCCCGATGGCCCAGGGCGGCGCGGAGGGCGGCGGCGAGGCCAAGGTCCCGGAC is a window of Micromonospora polyrhachis DNA encoding:
- a CDS encoding YbhB/YbcL family Raf kinase inhibitor-like protein, giving the protein MFLDRPIAPDPYEMLPPVPSFTLISDDVRNGEPMDLEFAHDSVGGANRSPQLAWSDFPEATRGFTVTCFDPDAPTGSGFWHWVLVNIPVNVTELDRGAGRTPAPGVGGAFSVRNDYGVEGYGGAAPPAGDRPHRYVFAVHALDTERLDVTPNSTAAYVGFNLTFHTLARAVIRPTYQIAQ
- a CDS encoding TetR/AcrR family transcriptional regulator; this translates as MTMEQDAVVGRRDRKKQQTRAALTMAALRLVAERGMDAVTVEDISDAADVSARTFFNYFACKDDVLTSNSDRQAKQFLKLLTAIPADVPTTEAVRRALGAALQEVQTEHEMWLLRMRVVERNPSLLPRLVASGKETEREIVEAIATRVGVDPDTDSYPLLVTGMISAACRTVMTCWVASHGAKSLTELVDEVFAALAAGLPDPRPTV
- a CDS encoding MDR family MFS transporter; protein product: MTATAAPPEPADAATASGPMSRKEVLQALSGLMVGMFVSILASTVVANALPRIIADLNGSQSVYTWIVTSELLAMTATVPIWGKMADLFSKKLLIQLSLGLFVVGSLIAGLTPNVEILLVSRVVQGIGAGGMTALAMIVMAAMIPPRELGRYAGIFGAVFGVGTIAGPLIGGVLVDTSWLGWRWCFLIGVPFTLLAIVLLQRTLHLPVVKRKVSIDWLGALLITTGVSTLLIWSSMAGNKFAWASWWTAGLVAGGLILLVLAVLVESRAAEPIIPLDIFRNRTVSLATLASILVGVAMFGGTVFLSQYFQISLGKTPTVAGLMSLPMVFGLLISSTVAGQLISKFGRWKIFLVAGGVIMTIGMLLLGTIDAQTNIVLLSIYMAVLGVGVGMLMQNLVLAAQNDVPAHELGAVTSVTTFFRSMGGAIGVSALGAVLANRVTTLMTEKLGPMAQGGAEGGGEAKVPDLTTLTGPLLKIVQDVYGTVTAELFLIGTPFAVLALIAVLFIKEKPLLTTSGSERLAQEEAAAETAAVAGPVAKH